CGACGTTCCCACACCGAAGCTGGTGACGATGGCCTGCCTGCGCCCATGCACCATGGCCTGGCGCATGACCATAGCAAGATCAGCGCCGGGCGACACGATGGCGAAAGCGAAGATCGCCATCAGGGATGCAAGTTCGATCAAATACTGATGCATCTGAAACAAGCCTCTAGAACATCAAAACGAAAAGCATCAGGGCGAGGCCGAGCATGGAGCCGAGCCAGACCAATGAGCGGATATAAGGCACGCCGGCCAGATAAAGCGGTATGTAAATCACCCGGCAGATCAGCCATATCCAGGCGCCGGTCAGTGCCAGTCCGGACGGATCGCCGGCCATGATGACGCCGAAGGCGAGTGCTATAAAAGCGGGATAGGTTTCCCGGAAATTTTCAGACGCGCGGGCTGCACGGCCGGTAAGCCTGCCTTCCGGTTTCTTCTCCGCATCGCGCGGACCGGCATTCCAGTCCAGCCCCAGTTCCCGCGTCGCCGTCATGGCTTGCAGCATGATGTGCACAGCAAGCAACAGGACGCTAAGACCGATCAGCGGTAAAAAGGGGGAAGCGGCAAGAAATGTCGGCTGCACTTTCGCTCTCCTGATGCGATTTCAGCGGGACCTCAGTTGAAATCCCGCTGAAAGGAAAAGCAAGACCGATTAGAGATCGAGAACCAGACGCTCCGGATCTTCCAAGCTTTCCTTGACGCGAACGAGGAACGTCACGGCCTCCTTGCCGTCAACGATACGGTGATCGTAGGAGAGTGCCAGATACATCATCGGGCGGATGATGACCTGACCGCCGATGGCGACCGGGCGCTCCTGGATCTTGTGCATGCCGAGAATACCCGACTGCGGCGCATTGAGGATCGGCG
The Agrobacterium cucumeris DNA segment above includes these coding regions:
- a CDS encoding MAPEG family protein → MQPTFLAASPFLPLIGLSVLLLAVHIMLQAMTATRELGLDWNAGPRDAEKKPEGRLTGRAARASENFRETYPAFIALAFGVIMAGDPSGLALTGAWIWLICRVIYIPLYLAGVPYIRSLVWLGSMLGLALMLFVLMF